One window from the genome of Cryptococcus tetragattii IND107 chromosome 2, whole genome shotgun sequence encodes:
- a CDS encoding 60S ribosomal protein uL29: protein MASSSSKIRAFELQSKSKQDLLEQLTELKTELASLRVQKIAGGSASKLTKINTVRKSIARILTVINQKQRQNLREFYKKSKYLPLDLRYKKTRAIRRRLTTKESSAITEKQHKKNIHFPKRKIALKA from the exons AtggcctcttcttcatccaagaTCCGAGCCTTTGAGCTCCAGTCCAA GAGCAAGCAGGACCTTTTGGAGCAGCTTACCGAGCTCAAGACTGAGCTTGCCTCTTTGAGGGTGCAGAAGATCGCCGGTGGCTCTGCTAGCAAGTTGACCAAGAT CAACACTGTCCGCAAGTCTATTGCCCGAATCCTCACTGTCATCAAccagaagcagaggcaAAACCTTAGGGAGTTCTACAAGAAGTCCAAGT ACCTCCCCCTTGACCTCCGATACAAGAAGACCCGTGCTATCCGACGACGATTGACCACCAAGGAGTCTTCTGCTATCACCGAGAAGCAGCACAAGAAGAACATCCACTTCCCCAAGAGGA AGATCGCCCTCAAGGCTTAA
- a CDS encoding phosphoglycerate dehydrogenase: MSIPIPDKNRRQSVSASDPPDHIPIPANTRGIPVSSFAPHSPPTGTSPRTSSFSFSTSPSTSYLRNASGVFQGIARQLTAFLPPDYPTEEDHEKRQGKTKVLLLENVNLDAAEYLKSQGYEVDHVTRAYTEEELIAKLPNYRAVGIRSKTKITAKVIDANPQLLVIGCFCIGTNQVDLEHAAKRGIAVFNSPFSNSRSVAELVISEIIALSRQVIDRTHEMRAGIWNKLSKNCWEIRGKTLGIVGYGHIGSQLSVLAEAFGMSVIYYDVVPIMPLGSARQVDTLDDLLSRADFVTLHVPEIPDTIGMMGAEQFAQMKKGAFFINNARGKVVDLSALCDALESNHLAGAAVDVFPKEPGANGPGFNETLGDFIPRLRKIPNLILTPHIGGSTEEAQRAIGTEVSNALTRYLNYGTTLGAVNFPEVDLRAITAADERHIRVCHVHKNEPGVLKGINNILADHNIEKQFSDSKGDIAYLMADISGVGQEEVEGLYSAIKNTRSNILTRLLY, encoded by the exons CCCCGCActtcgtccttctctttctctacCTCCCCTTCAACTAGCTACCTCAGAAATGCGTCTGGAGTCTTCCAGGGTATTGCCCGACAATTGAccgctttccttcctcctgacTATCCCACAGAAGAGGACCACGAGAAGAGGCAGGGCAAGACTAAGGTCTTGCTTTTGGAAAACGTCAACTTGGACGCTGCCGAATACTTAAAGAGCCAGGGTTACGAG GTTGACCATGTCACCAGGGCCTacactgaagaagagctcaTTGCTAAGCTTCCTAATTACCGGGCCGTCGGTATTCGATCAAAAACCAAGATCACTGCCAAGGTGATTGACGCCAACCCCCAACTCTTGGTCATCGGCTGTTTCTGTATCGGTACGAACCAGGTCGACCTTGAGCACGCTGCCAAGCGAGGTATCGCAGTTTTCAactctcctttctccaaTTCCCGATCCGTTGCTGAGCTCGTCATCTCCGAGATCATTGCTCTTTCTAGACAGGTCATCGACCGAACCCATGAGATGCGAGCCGGTATCTGGAACAAGCTCTCCAAGAACTGTTGGGAAATTCGAGGCAAGACCCTTGGTATTGTCGGCTACGGTCACATTGGTTCTCAGCTTTCCGTCCTTGCCGAGGCTTTCGGTATGTCTGTCATCTACTACGACGTCGTCCCTATCATGCCTCTCGGTTCAGCTCGCCAGGTCGACACCCTTGATGATCTCCTCTCCAGGGCCGATTTCGTTACCTTGCACGTCCCCGAAATCCCTGACACCATTGGTATGATGGGCGCTGAGCAATTTGCtcaaatgaagaagggtgccttcttcatcaacaacgcCCGAGGCAAGGTTGTCGACCTTTCTGCTCTTTGTGACGCCCTTGAGTCCAATCACCTCGCCGGTGCTGCCGTTGACGTCTTCCCCAAGGAACCCGGAGCCAACGGTCCTGGGTTTAACGAGACTCTCGGTGACTTCATCCCCCGACTTCGAAAGATCCccaacctcatcctcactccTCATATCGGTGGTTCCACCGAGGAAGCTCAGCGAGCCATCGGTACCGAAGTTTCCAACGCTCTTACCCGATACCTCAACTATGGTACCACCCTCGGTGCCGTCAACTTCCCCGAGGTCGACCTGCGCGCCATCACTGCTGCCGACGAGAGACATATTAGGGTCTGCCACGTTCATAAGAACGAGCCTGGTGTCTTGAAGGGTATCAACAACATCCTTGCAGACCACAACATCGAGAAGCAATTCTCTGACTCCAAGGGCGACATTGCGTACTTGATGGCCGACATCAGCGGTGTcgggcaagaagaagttgagggGTTGTATTCGGCGATCAAGAACACTAGGTCAAACATTTTGACCAGGTTGCTTT ATTAA
- a CDS encoding UV excision repair protein Rad23 translates to MVKITFKTVQNKLFTVDAQGSDTVADLKKKIQETQTFPVENQKLIYSGKILNDASSVESLKIKEKDFLVVMVSRPKATPAATPAAPATPAAPSTPAPAPAPAPAASEQASVANPAVPAPSAPAAESAPAPAVAAEPAQSSAVESGLGGSFVTGPALQAAIDGMVEMGFERDQVIRALRASFNNPDRAVEYLMSGNIPSVEGTAPPAPAPAPTAPSAPSAAAVPAQPVAPSEPAAQPAASAPPTSTGGSADNLFAAAEAAMNRDRGVPAAAGAPGLPGAGPGMPGGMGGGDQLSAIRQMVQQNPAMIQPLLQQIATEHPELAQLIAQNPEALYELLGGGGGEGDDDDEFGEGPVMRVNLTQEEAAAVERLEALGFDRQTVLQAYMLCDKNEELAANFLFENMEEDQ, encoded by the exons ATGGTCAAGATAACTTTCAAGACTGTCCAGAACAAG TTGTTCACTGTCGACGCCCAAGGTTCCGATACC GTTGCcgatttgaagaagaagatccaGGAGACCCAGACTTTCCCCGTTGAGAACCAGAAGCTCATCTACTCTG GAAAGATCCTTAACGATGCGTCTTCGGTCGAGTCgctcaagatcaaggagaaggactttttggtggtgatggttTCTAGG CCCAAGGCTACTCCTGCGGCCActcctgctgctcctgcGACTCCCGCTGCTCCCTCCACCCCTGCCCCTgcccccgcccccgctCCCGCTGCTTCTGAACAAGCATCTGTTGCTAATCCTGCCGTTCCCGCCCCCTCTGCTCCTGCTGCCGAATcagctcctgctcctgctgtTGCCGCTGAGCCTGCTCAGTCATCTGCTGTCGAGTCTGGATTAGGTGGTTCTTTTG TCACTGGACCTGCCTTGCAAGCTGCCATTGATGGTATGGTTGAGATGGGCTTTGAGCGTGATCAGGTTATTCGGGCTTTGAGAGCAAGCTTTAACAACCCTGATCGGGCTGTAGAGTACCTCATGAGC GGCAACATTCCTTCTGTTGAAGGTACCGCCCCTCCTGCCCCCGCCCCTGCCCCTACAGCACCTTCAGCTCCCTCTGCAGCCGCTGTCCCTGCGCAACCAGTCGCTCCTTCCGAACCAGCTGCTCAGCCCGCTGCTAGCGCTcctcccacctccaccggcGGAAGTGCTGACAACCTCTTTGCGGCCGCTGAGGCTGCCATGAACCGTGATCGAGGAGTCcccgctgctgctggtgcgCCTGGTCTTCCTGGAGCTGGTCCCGGTATGCCCGGTGGTATGGGCGGTGGCGATCAGCTTAGCGCTATCCGTCAGATGGTCCAACAAAACCCTGCCATGATCCagccccttcttcagcaaaTCGCCACTGAACATCCAGAACTTGCTCAACTCATCGCCCAAAACCCTGAAGCCTTGTACGAGCTTCtcggtggcggtggtggtgaaggtgatgatgacgatgagttTGGAGAAGGGCCGGTAATGAGGGTGAACTTGACacaagaagaggctgctgctgttgagaGA CTCGAAGCACTTGGATTCGACCGTCAAACAGTTCTTCAAGCGTACATGCTTTGCGACAAGAATGAGGAATTGGCTGCCAACTTTTTGTTTGAGAACATGGAGGAGGACCAATAA